One genomic segment of Hevea brasiliensis isolate MT/VB/25A 57/8 unplaced genomic scaffold, ASM3005281v1 Scaf31, whole genome shotgun sequence includes these proteins:
- the LOC131177012 gene encoding LRR receptor-like serine/threonine-protein kinase EFR, producing the protein MELRITRLTTLWPSIHHFQVILLFYTSLLCLQPPTDCLRNLGNETDRLALLEFKSKIGNDPHDVFSSWNDSVNFCKWQGITCGRKHHRVTSLNLYGLSLSGTISPFIGNLTFLRFLNLRNNSFHGEIPQEVGRLSRLRHLNLTDNRLGGEIPLNITYCSELRILILARNRFVGKILDELGSLKKLVSLDLYGNNLTGEIPHSFGNLSSFKHLSVAVNNLAGNIPNKLGQLTGLTFFSVGVNNLIGTIPVALYNISSINVLSVPDNQLKGSLPANIGLTLRNLQDFYIGGNQFYGTIPSSFTNASLLEIFDISGNFFTGQVPKNFGDLRDLQQVNFEFNFLGSDTSKDLSFITSLSNCSNLEILSFAKNNFGGVLPAALANLSTKLSLLGAGGNRISGRLPSEVGNLVNLYALGLEENHFSGTIPISFGKLRKLQKLYLHTNLLSGQIPPSLGNLSQLYELHLGENKLQGNITSSIANCQNLQALDISNNFLIGFIPPEIIGLSSLSTILNLSHNTLTGPLPQEIHKLKNINALDVSQNKLYGEIPETIGDCLMLENLNMQGNFLQGSIPSTLASLRGLQHLDLSRNNLSGNIPKELQKLPFLIYVNLSFNNLEVEVRRYGVFSNTTAVSLVGNKNLCGDIPYRGSLDLHGERIVLCEGTQPSSTWSIQKLHSLSASIAEHRAPNRHVYNKNGIARVCLAEYGIGGEPTTYGDVYSFGIILLEIITGRRPIDEVITYFLNLKNYVRTKLPGQVIQVLDHKLIATGDVGAEEIVEDNESDDGQTEIQECNFKIENLRLEGCDVQKWIVSVLKIGLACSVELPGDRMNMTDVTRKLNIITEAFLRARTHTERQIPKDYFDHLDIAEE; encoded by the exons ATGGAACTTCGAATAACACGTTTAACGACCCTTTGGCCTTCAATCCATCATTTTCAGGTCATTTTGTTATTCTATACAAGTTTACTATGCTTGCAACCACCTACCGATTGTCTCAGGAATTTGGGAAATGAAACTGATCGACTTGCACTCCTGGAATTCAAATCCAAGATAGGCAATGATCCACATGACGTCTTCAGCTCCTGGAATGATTCTGTCAACTTCTGCAAATGGCAGGGGATTACTTGCGGCCGAAAACACCACAGAGTTACATCTCTAAACCTGTACGGGCTGAGCTTGTCTGGAACCATTTCTCCGTTTATAGGGAACCTCACCTTCTTAAGGTTCCTCAATCTTCGCAACAACAGCTTCCATGGTGAAATTCCTCAAGAAGTTGGCCGCTTGTCCCGACTGAGACACCTCAACCTGACAGATAACAGATTGGGAGGTGAAATTCCACTTAACATCACCTACTGCTCAGAGCTCCGAATCCTGATATTGGCTAGAAATAGATTTGTGGGTAAAATTCTCGATGAACTTGGCTCTTTGAAAAAGCTTGTGTCACTTGACCTCTACGGAAATAATCTCACAGGGGAGATCCCACATTCATTTGGAAACCTTTCGTCCTTTAAACATTTATCTGTAGCTGTCAATAATCTGGCTGGAAATATTCCAAACAAGTTGGGGCAATTGACAGGCTTAACTTTCTTCTCGGTTGGAGTAAATAATCTAATAGGTACAATCCCTGTCGCCCTGTACAATATCTCATCTATCAATGTCCTTTCGGTGCCAGATAATCAGTTGAAAGGGAGTCTTCCAGCGAACATAGGCCTCACTCTTCGAAATCTGCAAGATTTCTACATTGGTGGAAACCAGTTTTATGGAACTATTCCAAGTTCATTCACCAATGCTTCTCTGCTTGAAATATTTGACATCTCTGGCAACTTTTTCACAGGACAAGTTCCAAAAAATTTTGGAGATTTAAGGGATCTGCAGCAGGTGAATTTCGAATTCAATTTTCTGGGCAGTGACACAAGTAAAGATTTGAGTTTTATAACATCTTTGTCAAATTGCAGCAATCTAGAAATTCTATCTTTTGCTAAAAATAATTTTGGCGGTGTATTACCTGCAGCCCTAGCCAATTTGTCAACCAAACTGAGCCTATTAGGGGCTGGAGGCAATCGAATATCTGGAAGACTTCCATCGGAGGTTGGGAATCTGGTGAATTTGTATGCATTAGGCTTGGAGGAAAACCATTTTTCTGGTACCATACCAATTTCTTTTGGGAAGCTTAGAAAGTTGCAAAAACTGTATTTGCATACAAACCTATTATCTGGACAAATCCCGCCATCCTTAGGCAACCTCAGCCAGCTATATGAACTACATTTAGGTGAAAACAAATTACAAGGAAACATAACAAGTAGTATTGCAAACTGCCAAAACCTGCAAGCTCTAGATATTTCAAACAATTTCCTTATTGGCTTCATACCCCCGGAGATCATTGGTCTTTCCTCTTTATCAACAATTCTCAACTTATCACACAATACATTGACAGGTCCCCTACCCCAAGAAATCCATAAACTGAAAAATATTAATGCGCTGGACGTGTCACAAAACAAACTGTATGGGGAAATTCCTGAGACAATAGGGGATTGCTTGATGCTGGAAAACCTTAACATGCAGGGCAACTTTCTCCAAGGATCAATTCCCTCAACCTTGGCTTCATTGAGAGGTCTCCAACATCTAGACCTATCAAGAAACAATTTGTCCGGAAACATTCCGAAGGAGCTACAGAAGCTCCCTTTTTTGATTTATGTGAATCTTTCCTTCAATAATCTTGAGGTTGAAGTACGAAGATATGGAGTGTTCAGCAATACAACGGCAGTTTCACTTGTTGGAAACAAAAATCTTTGTGGAGATATCCC ATATAGAGGAAGTCTTGATCTACATGGTGAAAGGATAGTTCTTTGTGAAGGTACTCAACCTTCATCAACATGGAGCATCCAAAAGCTTCATTCTTTGTCTGCGAGCATTGCGGAACATCGTGCACCAAATCG TCATGTATATAATAAGAATGGAATTGCGCGTGTTTGCCTTGCAGAATATGGAATAGGTGGCGAGCCAACAACATATGGGGATGTGTATAGCTTTGGAATAATTTTGTTGGAGATTATCACAGGACGGAGACCAATTGATGAAGTGATAACATATTTTTTGAATCTAAAAAACTATGTTAGGACTAAGCTACCTGGGCAGGTAATTCAGGTTCTAGATCACAAACTTATTGCAACAGGAGACGTCGGAGCAGAAGAAATTGTTGAAGACAATGAGAGTGATGATGGTCAAACAGAGATCCAAGAATGTAATTTCAAGATTGAAAATTTAAGACTGGAGGGATGCGATGTGCAAAAATGGATTGTATCAGTCCTCAAAATAGGACTCGCATGCTCGGTAGAACTACCAGGAGATCGAATGAATATGACCGATGTCACAAGAAAATTAAACATTATTACAGAGGCCTTTCTTCGTGCAAGGACTCACACAGAACGGCAAATT CCAAAAGACTACTTTGATCATTTGGATATTGCAGAGGAATAA